One Streptomyces sp. NBC_01217 genomic region harbors:
- a CDS encoding segregation and condensation protein A, with amino-acid sequence MPTTDEPTRTPRRPLGRGPGGRPAPGPVGGAEADVPVTPLGPAAPDVPVAPPEPVAETPPGPSPGPAAGDGRFTVRLANFEGPFDLLLQLISKHKLDVTEVALSKVTDEFMAHIHAMGPDWDLDQTTEFLVVAATLLDLKAARLLPAAEVEDEADLALLEARDLLFARLLQYRAYKRIAEIFSERLESEGRRFPRTVGLEPHHAELLPEVVISIGAEGFARLAVKAMQPKPRPQVYIDHIHAPLVSVREQAEIVVARLREAGEISFRVLTEDAQDTLTVVARFLALLELYREKAVALDQDEALGELMVRWAGGEGAEPVVTDEFDTEAQDVQEDVKA; translated from the coding sequence ATGCCGACGACCGACGAGCCCACCCGTACCCCTCGCCGCCCCTTGGGCCGCGGCCCGGGCGGTCGGCCTGCGCCGGGCCCGGTGGGGGGCGCGGAAGCCGACGTACCCGTAACACCTCTTGGGCCTGCCGCCCCCGACGTACCCGTGGCGCCCCCCGAGCCCGTCGCAGAGACACCGCCCGGGCCGTCCCCCGGGCCGGCCGCCGGCGACGGGCGGTTCACTGTCCGGCTGGCCAACTTCGAGGGACCGTTCGACCTGCTTCTGCAGCTCATCTCCAAGCACAAGCTGGATGTGACCGAAGTCGCACTGTCCAAGGTCACCGACGAGTTCATGGCGCACATCCACGCCATGGGGCCGGACTGGGACCTTGACCAGACCACCGAGTTCCTCGTCGTCGCCGCGACCCTGCTCGATCTGAAGGCCGCCCGGCTGTTGCCCGCCGCCGAGGTGGAGGACGAGGCGGACCTGGCGCTGCTCGAAGCGCGGGACCTGCTCTTCGCCCGGCTCCTGCAGTACCGCGCGTACAAACGCATCGCGGAGATCTTCAGCGAGCGGCTGGAGTCGGAGGGGCGGCGCTTCCCGCGGACCGTGGGGCTGGAGCCGCACCATGCCGAGCTGCTGCCCGAGGTCGTCATCAGCATCGGGGCCGAGGGCTTCGCCAGGCTGGCCGTGAAGGCGATGCAGCCGAAGCCCAGGCCGCAGGTGTACATCGACCACATCCACGCACCGCTGGTCAGCGTGCGGGAACAGGCCGAGATCGTGGTGGCGCGGCTGCGGGAGGCGGGCGAGATCAGTTTCCGGGTGCTCACCGAGGACGCCCAGGACACCCTCACCGTCGTCGCCAGGTTCCTCGCGCTGCTGGAGCTGTACCGGGAGAAGGCCGTCGCGCTCGACCAGGACGAGGCGCTCGGGGAGCTCATGGTGCGCTGGGCCGGGGGAGAGGGGGCCGAGCCCGTCGTGACCGACGAGTTCGACACCGAGGCGCAGGACGTCCAGGAGGATGTGAAGGCATGA
- a CDS encoding ParA family protein, with protein MPARGQGPNGLEAVGSVAVRTFATHQHMTTAPQMMDGLHVNAMAGNESGRETAHFADFDEVPQGHFYDPDAEYEPDPEYAATLAPDAARQRRERIGPTGRPLPYFPIPGPLTDHGPAKIIAMCNQKGGVGKTTSTINLGAALAEYGRRVLLVDFDPQGALSVGLGVNPMELDLTVYNLLMERGMSADEVLLKTAVPNMDLLPSNIDLSAAEVQLVSEVARESTLQRALKPLMADYDYIVIDCQPSLGLLTVNALTAAHKVIVPLECEFFALRGVALLTETIEKVQERLNPDLELDGILATMYDSRTVHSREVLARVVEAFDDHVYHTVIGRTVRFPETTVAGEPITTYASNSVGAAAYRQLAREVLARCHAE; from the coding sequence ATGCCTGCACGGGGCCAGGGCCCGAACGGGCTGGAGGCTGTCGGCTCCGTCGCTGTCCGCACCTTCGCCACCCACCAGCACATGACGACAGCCCCCCAGATGATGGACGGCCTACACGTGAACGCCATGGCCGGCAACGAGAGTGGCCGAGAGACCGCCCACTTCGCCGACTTCGACGAGGTGCCCCAGGGGCACTTCTACGACCCCGACGCCGAGTACGAGCCCGATCCGGAGTACGCGGCCACCCTCGCGCCCGACGCTGCCCGCCAGCGCCGCGAGCGGATCGGCCCGACCGGTCGGCCCCTGCCCTACTTCCCGATCCCGGGCCCGCTGACCGATCACGGTCCCGCGAAGATCATCGCGATGTGCAACCAGAAGGGCGGCGTCGGCAAGACCACGTCGACCATCAACCTGGGTGCCGCGCTCGCGGAGTACGGGCGGCGTGTCCTGCTCGTCGACTTCGACCCGCAGGGAGCCCTGTCGGTCGGGCTCGGCGTCAACCCGATGGAGCTCGACCTCACGGTCTACAACCTGCTCATGGAGCGGGGCATGTCGGCCGACGAGGTCCTGCTGAAGACCGCGGTCCCGAACATGGACCTGCTGCCCAGCAACATCGACCTGTCGGCTGCCGAGGTGCAGCTGGTCAGCGAGGTGGCCCGGGAGTCCACGCTGCAGCGCGCCCTGAAGCCGCTGATGGCCGACTACGACTACATCGTGATCGACTGTCAGCCCTCGCTGGGCCTGCTCACGGTGAACGCCCTGACGGCGGCCCACAAGGTGATAGTGCCGCTCGAGTGCGAGTTCTTCGCGCTGCGAGGTGTGGCGCTGCTCACCGAGACCATCGAGAAGGTCCAGGAACGGCTCAACCCGGATCTGGAGCTCGACGGCATCCTCGCCACGATGTACGACTCCCGTACGGTGCACAGCCGCGAGGTCCTCGCGCGTGTCGTCGAGGCGTTCGACGATCACGTCTACCACACGGTCATCGGGCGCACCGTGCGCTTCCCGGAGACCACGGTCGCCGGTGAGCCCATCACCACGTACGCCTCCAACTCGGTCGGTGCCGCCGCCTATCGCCAGCTCGCCAGGGAGGTGCTCGCCCGGTGTCACGCCGAGTGA
- the ald gene encoding alanine dehydrogenase, whose protein sequence is MKVGIPREVKNNEFRVAITPAGVNELVRHGHQVVVEENAGAGSSITDEEYIAAGAQILPTADEVWATADLLLKVKEPVAEEYHRLRKDQTLFTYLHLAASRECTDALLESGTTAIAYETVETANRALPLLAPMSEVAGRLAPQVGAYHLMRSVGGRGVLPGGVPGTAAGKAVVIGGGVSGWNATQIAVGLGFHVTLLDRDINKLREADKIFGTKVQTVVSNAFELEKAVVEADLVIGAVLIPGAKAPKLVTNELVAKMKPGSVLVDIAIDQGGCFEDSHPTTHAEPTFTVHDSVFYCVANMPGAVPNTSTYALTNATLPYIVELANRGWVEALRRDAALAKGLNTHDGQVVYREVAEAHGLDHVELSSLLG, encoded by the coding sequence GTGAAGGTCGGCATCCCCCGCGAAGTCAAGAACAACGAGTTCCGCGTGGCGATCACGCCCGCCGGTGTGAACGAGCTCGTGCGCCACGGCCACCAGGTCGTCGTCGAGGAGAACGCCGGGGCCGGCTCCTCCATCACGGACGAGGAGTACATCGCCGCCGGGGCGCAGATCCTGCCCACCGCCGACGAGGTCTGGGCCACCGCCGACCTGCTGCTCAAGGTCAAGGAGCCGGTCGCCGAGGAGTACCACCGCCTGCGCAAGGACCAGACGCTCTTCACCTATCTGCACCTCGCCGCCTCCCGCGAGTGCACGGACGCGCTGCTGGAGTCCGGCACCACGGCCATCGCGTACGAGACGGTCGAGACCGCGAACCGCGCGCTGCCGCTGCTCGCCCCGATGTCCGAGGTCGCGGGCCGGCTGGCCCCGCAGGTCGGCGCGTACCACCTGATGCGCTCGGTCGGCGGCCGCGGCGTGCTGCCGGGCGGCGTCCCGGGCACGGCGGCCGGCAAGGCCGTCGTCATCGGCGGTGGCGTCTCCGGCTGGAACGCCACGCAGATCGCCGTCGGCCTCGGCTTCCACGTCACGCTGCTCGACAGGGACATCAACAAGCTGCGCGAGGCCGACAAGATCTTCGGTACCAAGGTGCAGACGGTCGTCTCCAACGCCTTCGAACTGGAGAAGGCCGTCGTCGAGGCCGACCTCGTCATCGGTGCCGTGCTCATCCCGGGCGCGAAGGCTCCGAAGCTGGTCACCAACGAGCTCGTCGCCAAGATGAAGCCCGGAAGTGTACTTGTCGACATTGCGATCGATCAGGGCGGCTGCTTCGAGGACTCGCACCCGACGACGCACGCCGAGCCGACCTTCACGGTCCACGACTCGGTCTTCTACTGCGTCGCCAACATGCCGGGCGCGGTCCCGAACACCTCCACGTACGCCCTCACCAACGCCACGCTGCCGTACATCGTGGAGCTCGCCAACCGCGGCTGGGTCGAGGCGCTGCGCCGCGACGCCGCGCTCGCCAAGGGCCTCAACACCCATGACGGGCAGGTCGTTTACCGCGAGGTCGCCGAGGCCCACGGCCTGGACCACGTCGAGCTGAGCTCGCTTCTCGGCTGA
- a CDS encoding tetratricopeptide repeat protein, with amino-acid sequence MTDQAVDTSGPAKAAGTEEPSGTAPPQFFGRERELKALRADIERAGLDTLAGRKAARARVLLIAGRPGSGRTALAAELTRRLLSSGDHPDGLLRARLTEPGGVPVPTERTARELLDQLGVTGPPGADGDELSEMVREALAGRRALLLLDDAVDAEQVDPLLPDDPDCLVVATSGGPLTGIPGVRPCTIGGLDSASAVRLLARLIGQVRITVDPRTAETLAEECAGLPAALVMVGGWLAAHPMASVADVTKQLRELPDDTEQSTGARPLARAFRLVHDSLPQTAARILRLLALAPAGLVDAHTASALAGCSVSAAQENLEDFVALGLLRTNGADQPQYEVPGCLAPLLRALLESRDRPAEIQLARARMLERTVRLLQSCRAVTDPEGSAARGKLAGLPRSLRFPGPDAAAEWLRIRRPALLASARIAVEDGELDTLARRLVAALVRALAVHQGTEAAAPELYGLHGLVLAVAERRELPRERAAALLNLADLDARTGRTREALTRYRAALDAGRDAKDPYATGRAMESVGGAYAELGDFQRASDWYGRALAQRLTQGERADEARLYGRLGAVHTYAGRYGEALRNWRAAAAGYRRLGDVPAQARALSEAARVQEYAGRPHESLHTCQEAVHWARQAGDARLQAALELRLADTLDRLGDSAAARLHRGLADRLLGKEGAAYEIRSAVTEN; translated from the coding sequence GTGACGGATCAGGCGGTGGACACCAGCGGTCCGGCCAAAGCGGCGGGAACCGAGGAGCCGTCCGGCACCGCCCCGCCCCAATTCTTCGGCCGCGAACGCGAGTTGAAAGCGCTGCGGGCCGACATCGAGCGGGCCGGACTGGACACCCTGGCCGGCCGTAAGGCCGCCCGCGCCCGGGTCCTGCTGATCGCCGGACGCCCGGGCTCCGGACGCACCGCACTCGCCGCCGAACTCACCCGCCGACTGCTCTCCAGCGGTGACCACCCCGACGGCCTGCTCCGGGCCCGGCTCACCGAACCCGGCGGCGTACCCGTCCCCACCGAGCGCACCGCCCGGGAGCTGCTCGACCAGCTGGGTGTGACCGGGCCGCCCGGCGCGGACGGGGACGAACTCTCCGAGATGGTCCGCGAGGCGCTCGCCGGGCGCCGCGCCCTGCTGCTCCTGGACGACGCCGTGGACGCGGAACAGGTCGACCCGCTGCTGCCGGACGACCCCGACTGCCTGGTCGTCGCCACCTCCGGGGGCCCGCTCACCGGCATCCCCGGCGTCCGTCCCTGCACCATCGGCGGCCTGGACTCCGCCTCCGCGGTCCGGCTGCTCGCCCGCCTCATCGGCCAGGTCAGGATCACCGTCGACCCGCGGACCGCCGAGACCCTCGCCGAGGAGTGCGCCGGACTGCCCGCAGCCCTGGTCATGGTCGGCGGCTGGCTCGCCGCCCACCCCATGGCCTCCGTCGCCGACGTCACCAAGCAGCTGCGCGAGCTGCCGGACGACACCGAGCAGTCCACCGGCGCCCGTCCGCTGGCCCGCGCCTTCCGGCTGGTCCACGACTCCCTGCCGCAGACCGCCGCCCGGATACTGCGGCTGCTCGCCCTCGCACCCGCCGGGCTCGTCGACGCCCACACCGCCTCCGCGCTGGCCGGCTGCTCCGTCTCCGCCGCGCAGGAGAACCTCGAAGACTTCGTGGCCCTGGGGCTGCTGCGCACCAATGGCGCGGATCAGCCGCAGTACGAGGTGCCGGGCTGCCTCGCCCCGCTGCTGCGGGCGCTGCTGGAGAGCAGGGACCGGCCGGCGGAGATCCAGCTCGCCAGGGCCCGGATGCTGGAGCGGACCGTACGGCTGCTGCAGTCGTGCCGGGCGGTCACCGACCCGGAGGGTTCCGCGGCCCGCGGCAAGCTCGCCGGGCTGCCGCGCTCGCTGCGCTTCCCCGGCCCCGACGCGGCCGCCGAATGGCTGCGGATCCGCAGACCCGCCCTGCTGGCCTCGGCCAGGATCGCCGTCGAGGACGGCGAACTCGACACTCTGGCAAGGCGTTTGGTGGCCGCGCTGGTGCGGGCGCTGGCGGTGCACCAGGGCACCGAGGCGGCCGCGCCCGAGCTGTACGGACTGCACGGCCTGGTGCTGGCCGTCGCCGAGCGGCGCGAGCTGCCGCGCGAGCGGGCCGCCGCGCTGCTGAACCTCGCCGACCTCGATGCCAGGACCGGGCGCACGAGGGAGGCGCTGACCCGCTACCGGGCCGCGCTGGACGCCGGACGGGACGCGAAGGATCCGTACGCCACCGGGCGCGCGATGGAATCCGTAGGTGGCGCCTATGCCGAGCTGGGGGACTTCCAGCGGGCCTCCGACTGGTACGGCCGGGCGCTGGCGCAGCGGCTCACCCAGGGCGAGCGGGCCGACGAGGCGCGGCTGTACGGGCGGCTCGGCGCCGTACACACCTATGCCGGGCGGTACGGAGAGGCGCTGCGGAACTGGCGGGCCGCCGCGGCCGGGTACCGCAGGCTCGGCGATGTGCCGGCCCAGGCGCGGGCGCTGAGCGAGGCGGCCCGGGTGCAGGAGTACGCGGGCCGCCCGCACGAGTCGCTGCACACCTGCCAGGAGGCCGTTCACTGGGCCAGGCAGGCCGGGGACGCGCGGCTGCAGGCGGCGCTGGAGCTGCGGCTGGCCGACACGCTCGACCGGCTCGGCGACTCGGCTGCGGCCCGGCTGCACCGGGGTCTGGCCGACAGATTGCTGGGCAAGGAGGGTGCGGCCTACGAAATCCGTAGTGCAGTGACTGAAAATTAA
- a CDS encoding NUDIX hydrolase — translation MGFQDTPEEWQVTATETPFTGNKTSVRTDEVVMPDGKVVRRDYQVHPGSVAVLALDEEDRVVVLRQYRHPVRHKLWEIPAGLLDIPGENPLHAAQRELYEEAYVKAEDWRVLTDVYTTPGGCDEAVRIFLARNLSEADGERFEVSEEEADMELARVPLQELVRGVLAGDLHNNCLVVGVLSLTTVLAGDGIESLRPAEAPWPARPFEV, via the coding sequence ATGGGTTTCCAGGACACGCCCGAGGAGTGGCAGGTCACCGCGACCGAGACGCCCTTCACCGGCAACAAGACCAGCGTCCGCACCGATGAAGTGGTGATGCCCGACGGCAAGGTCGTACGCCGCGACTACCAGGTCCACCCGGGCTCGGTCGCCGTGCTCGCGCTCGACGAGGAGGACCGGGTCGTCGTGCTGCGGCAGTACCGCCACCCGGTGCGCCACAAGCTCTGGGAGATCCCGGCCGGGCTGCTCGACATCCCCGGTGAGAACCCGCTGCACGCGGCCCAGCGCGAGCTCTACGAGGAGGCGTACGTCAAGGCCGAGGACTGGCGGGTGCTGACCGACGTCTACACCACGCCCGGCGGGTGCGACGAGGCCGTACGGATCTTCCTGGCCCGGAACCTCTCCGAGGCCGACGGGGAGCGCTTCGAGGTCTCCGAGGAGGAGGCCGACATGGAGCTGGCCCGGGTGCCGCTCCAGGAGCTGGTACGGGGGGTGCTCGCCGGGGACCTGCACAACAACTGCCTGGTGGTGGGCGTCCTTTCGCTCACGACGGTGCTCGCCGGTGACGGGATCGAGTCGCTGCGTCCGGCCGAGGCGCCGTGGCCGGCCCGCCCGTTCGAGGTCTGA
- a CDS encoding CTP synthase, with the protein MQPTSTTTKHIFVTGGVASSLGKGLTASSLGALLKARGLRVTMQKLDPYLNVDPGTMNPFQHGEVFVTNDGAETDLDIGHYERFLDVDLDGSANVTTGQVYSQVIAKERRGEYLGDTVQVIPHITNEIKHRIRRMATDDVDVVITEVGGTVGDIESLPFLETVRQVRHEVGRDNVFVVHISLLPYIGPSGELKTKPTQHSVAALRNIGIQPDAIVLRADRDVPTAIKRKISLMCDVDETAVVACVDAKSIYDIPKVLHTEGLDAYVVRKLDLPFRDVDWTTWDDLLDRVHNPDHEVTVALVGKYIDLPDAYLSVTEAIRAGGFANKARVKVKWVASDDCKTPAGAARQLSDVDAICVPGGFGDRGVNGKIGAIQYARENKVPLLGLCLGLQCIVIEAARNLAEIPDANSTEFDAATSHPVISTMEEQLAYVEGAGDLGGTMRLGLYPAKLAEGSLVREAYDDQPYVEERHRHRYEVNNAYRAELEKKAGLVFSGTSPDNKLVEYVEYPREIHPYLVATQAHPELRSRPTRPHPLFAGLVKAAVERKTGAKAGGKQTTTSGK; encoded by the coding sequence ATGCAGCCCACATCCACGACGACCAAGCACATCTTCGTCACCGGGGGTGTCGCCTCATCCCTCGGCAAGGGTCTGACTGCCTCCAGCCTCGGTGCCCTGCTCAAGGCGCGCGGCCTCCGGGTCACCATGCAGAAGCTCGACCCGTATCTGAACGTCGACCCGGGCACGATGAACCCCTTCCAGCACGGTGAGGTGTTCGTCACCAACGACGGCGCCGAGACCGACCTGGACATCGGCCACTACGAGCGCTTCCTCGACGTCGACCTCGACGGCTCCGCCAACGTCACCACCGGCCAGGTCTACTCCCAGGTGATCGCCAAGGAGCGGCGCGGCGAGTACCTCGGCGACACCGTGCAGGTCATCCCGCACATCACCAACGAGATCAAGCACCGCATCCGCCGCATGGCCACCGACGATGTCGACGTCGTCATCACCGAGGTCGGCGGCACGGTCGGCGACATCGAGTCGCTGCCGTTCCTGGAGACCGTCCGCCAGGTCCGCCACGAGGTCGGCCGGGACAACGTCTTCGTCGTGCACATCTCGCTGCTGCCCTACATCGGCCCGTCCGGCGAACTCAAGACCAAGCCGACCCAGCACTCCGTCGCAGCGCTGCGCAACATCGGTATCCAGCCCGACGCGATCGTGCTGCGCGCCGACCGCGACGTACCGACCGCCATCAAGCGCAAGATCTCGCTGATGTGCGACGTCGACGAGACCGCCGTGGTGGCCTGCGTGGACGCCAAGTCGATCTACGACATCCCGAAGGTGCTGCACACCGAGGGCCTGGACGCGTACGTCGTGCGCAAGCTCGACCTGCCGTTCCGCGACGTCGACTGGACCACGTGGGACGACCTGCTTGACCGCGTCCACAACCCCGACCACGAGGTCACCGTCGCGCTCGTCGGCAAGTACATCGACCTGCCCGACGCCTATCTCTCGGTCACCGAGGCCATCCGGGCCGGCGGCTTCGCGAACAAGGCCCGCGTCAAGGTCAAGTGGGTCGCCTCCGACGACTGCAAGACCCCGGCCGGTGCCGCCAGGCAGCTCTCCGACGTCGACGCGATCTGCGTCCCCGGCGGCTTCGGCGACCGCGGTGTCAACGGCAAGATCGGCGCCATCCAGTACGCCCGTGAGAACAAGGTGCCGCTGCTCGGCCTCTGCCTCGGCCTGCAGTGCATCGTGATCGAGGCGGCGCGCAACCTCGCCGAGATCCCCGACGCCAACTCCACCGAGTTCGACGCCGCCACCTCGCACCCCGTCATCTCGACGATGGAGGAACAGCTCGCGTACGTCGAGGGCGCGGGCGACCTGGGCGGCACCATGCGGCTCGGCCTGTACCCCGCGAAGCTCGCCGAGGGCTCGCTGGTCCGCGAGGCGTACGACGACCAGCCGTACGTGGAGGAGCGCCACCGCCACCGCTACGAGGTCAACAACGCCTACCGCGCCGAGCTGGAGAAGAAGGCCGGTCTGGTCTTCTCCGGCACCTCCCCGGACAACAAGCTCGTCGAGTACGTCGAGTACCCGCGCGAGATCCACCCCTACCTGGTCGCCACCCAGGCGCACCCGGAGCTCCGCTCCCGCCCGACCCGCCCGCACCCGCTCTTCGCGGGCCTGGTGAAGGCGGCCGTCGAGCGCAAGACGGGTGCGAAGGCCGGTGGCAAGCAGACCACCACGTCGGGCAAGTAG
- a CDS encoding glycoside hydrolase family 15 protein, translating to MAGRIEDYALIGDMQTAALVCRDGTVDWLCLPRFDSHAVFAGLLGTEEHGFWRLGPAREDGAEPLCADRRRYRGDSLILESEWDTPRGTVRVTDFMPPRDGAPQVIRIVEGISGRVDMRSELRMRFSYGRVTPWVHKVDGRTVAVAGPDSVWLDTPADTYGEKLTTYSDFTVAPGDRIAFTISWQPSHHESPGLPDPDGSLDATADFWREWVEQCTYHGPYREAVVRSLITLKALTYAPTGGIVAAPTTSLPEDIGGSRNWDYRYTWLRDAAITLSSLLRTGYREEARAWREWLLRAVAGDPENLQIMYGIAGERELGEAELDWLPGYENSGPVRVGNGAAGQLQLDVYGEVTEALHLAHMTGLTRNDYATGLQLKLIEYLEKHWDEPDEGIWEVRGPRRHFVHSKVMAWVAVDRTIKLIESGDAEGPLERLRELRDDIHRDVCDRGYDKDRNTFTQSYGSKELDASLLLIPQMGFLPPDDKRVIGTIEAIQRELSTEDGFVLRYPTKGEDAGVDGLEGDEGAFLACSFWLADDLAMIGRVDEARQLFERLLSLRNDLGLLAEEWDPRLQRQVGNFPQAFSHVPLIDTALRLTASGAYVG from the coding sequence GTGGCCGGGCGCATCGAGGATTACGCACTCATCGGAGACATGCAGACCGCCGCCCTGGTCTGCCGGGACGGCACAGTGGACTGGCTGTGCCTTCCCCGCTTCGATTCACACGCCGTTTTCGCTGGACTGCTGGGTACCGAGGAGCATGGCTTCTGGCGCCTGGGACCGGCGCGGGAGGACGGGGCGGAGCCGCTCTGTGCGGACCGCCGCCGCTACCGCGGGGACTCCCTCATCCTGGAATCGGAATGGGACACACCACGCGGAACGGTCAGGGTGACCGATTTCATGCCGCCTCGTGACGGTGCACCGCAGGTGATCCGGATCGTGGAGGGGATCAGCGGCCGGGTGGACATGCGCTCCGAGCTGCGGATGCGGTTCAGCTACGGGCGGGTCACGCCGTGGGTCCACAAGGTCGACGGCCGTACGGTCGCCGTCGCAGGACCGGATTCCGTCTGGCTGGACACCCCCGCCGACACATATGGCGAGAAACTGACGACGTATTCCGATTTCACGGTCGCGCCCGGCGACCGGATCGCGTTCACGATCAGCTGGCAGCCCTCGCACCACGAGTCGCCCGGCCTGCCGGACCCCGACGGCTCGCTGGACGCGACCGCGGACTTCTGGCGTGAATGGGTCGAGCAGTGCACCTACCACGGGCCCTACCGCGAGGCCGTGGTCCGTTCCCTGATCACCCTCAAGGCCCTGACGTACGCGCCGACCGGCGGCATCGTCGCCGCGCCGACCACCTCGCTGCCCGAGGACATCGGCGGCTCCCGGAACTGGGACTACCGCTACACCTGGCTGCGCGACGCCGCGATCACCCTCTCCTCGCTGCTGCGCACCGGCTACCGCGAGGAGGCCCGCGCCTGGCGCGAGTGGCTGCTGCGGGCGGTCGCGGGCGACCCGGAGAACCTGCAGATCATGTACGGCATCGCGGGCGAGCGCGAGCTGGGCGAGGCGGAGCTGGACTGGCTGCCGGGTTACGAGAACTCCGGCCCTGTCCGGGTCGGCAACGGCGCCGCGGGCCAGCTCCAGCTGGATGTGTACGGCGAGGTCACCGAGGCCCTGCACCTCGCCCATATGACGGGCCTGACCCGCAACGACTACGCGACGGGCCTCCAGCTCAAGCTGATCGAGTACCTGGAGAAGCACTGGGACGAGCCGGACGAGGGCATCTGGGAGGTGCGCGGCCCGCGCCGCCACTTCGTCCACTCGAAGGTGATGGCCTGGGTCGCCGTCGACCGCACCATCAAGCTGATCGAGTCCGGGGACGCTGAGGGGCCGCTGGAGCGGCTGCGCGAGCTGCGTGACGACATCCACCGTGATGTCTGCGACCGGGGCTACGACAAGGACCGCAACACCTTCACCCAGTCCTACGGATCGAAGGAGCTGGACGCCTCTCTCCTCCTGATCCCGCAGATGGGCTTCCTGCCGCCGGACGACAAGCGCGTGATCGGCACGATCGAGGCGATCCAGCGCGAGCTGTCCACGGAGGACGGCTTCGTGCTGCGCTACCCCACCAAGGGCGAGGACGCGGGCGTCGACGGTCTGGAGGGCGACGAGGGCGCGTTCCTGGCCTGCTCGTTCTGGCTGGCGGACGACCTGGCGATGATCGGCCGCGTCGACGAGGCACGCCAGCTCTTCGAGCGACTCCTGTCCCTGCGCAACGACCTGGGCCTGCTCGCGGAGGAGTGGGACCCCCGGCTGCAACGCCAGGTGGGGAACTTCCCCCAGGCGTTCAGTCATGTCCCGCTGATCGACACGGCACTACGCCTGACAGCAAGCGGAGCGTACGTAGGCTGA
- a CDS encoding sulfurtransferase — protein MSDDVSACAAGKDIPGPLPGPVVGVDWLASRLGGRGLVVLDASVGAHRDCEQRIAGARAFDIDGALSDHSGPLPHTMPDADRFTEELRSLGVDDTDTVVVYDCAGVYSSARAWWMLRAMGFDRAAVLDGGLPAWTGAGLPLESDRPAPAVVRGDFKARPRPGLIVGSDEVVAALADPAAAVFDARSRERFAGAVAEPRPGLRAGHMPGAVNLPFAETQRDGRMRPADELRAAFTDLAGERERLFFSCGSGVTACILALGAELAGYRELAVYDGSWSEWGQPSALPVVTGV, from the coding sequence GTGAGCGACGACGTATCGGCGTGTGCAGCTGGGAAAGACATTCCGGGCCCGCTTCCCGGCCCGGTGGTCGGGGTCGACTGGCTCGCGTCGCGGCTGGGCGGGCGCGGGCTGGTGGTTCTCGATGCCTCGGTGGGCGCGCACCGGGATTGCGAGCAGCGGATTGCGGGAGCGCGGGCCTTCGACATCGACGGGGCGCTGTCCGATCACTCCGGACCGCTGCCGCACACGATGCCCGACGCCGACCGGTTCACCGAGGAACTGCGCTCCCTCGGCGTCGACGACACGGACACCGTCGTCGTCTACGACTGCGCGGGCGTCTACTCCAGCGCGCGTGCCTGGTGGATGCTGCGGGCGATGGGCTTCGACCGGGCGGCGGTGCTCGACGGCGGCCTGCCCGCCTGGACCGGTGCCGGGCTGCCGCTGGAGAGCGATCGGCCCGCGCCAGCCGTGGTGCGCGGTGACTTCAAGGCCCGGCCGCGCCCGGGGCTGATCGTCGGCAGCGACGAGGTGGTTGCGGCGCTGGCCGACCCCGCCGCGGCCGTCTTCGACGCCCGCTCCCGGGAGCGGTTCGCCGGCGCGGTCGCCGAGCCACGGCCGGGGCTGCGCGCCGGCCATATGCCGGGGGCGGTCAATCTGCCCTTCGCCGAGACCCAGCGCGACGGCCGGATGCGCCCGGCGGACGAGCTGCGCGCCGCGTTCACCGACCTCGCGGGGGAGCGGGAGCGACTCTTCTTCAGCTGCGGATCGGGCGTCACCGCCTGCATCCTGGCACTGGGGGCCGAGCTTGCGGGCTACCGCGAGCTGGCCGTATACGACGGATCCTGGAGCGAATGGGGACAGCCGTCCGCCCTGCCCGTCGTGACGGGGGTGTGA